The following proteins are co-located in the Hydrogenobacter hydrogenophilus genome:
- a CDS encoding general secretion pathway protein GspD, which translates to MSKKALLTTLAFFISSCAQMTSGYVEPYNISQAQISTPLPSQKEEKKTQIEEKKGERVIYERNYEGSVKTGSPAKKGNISIHFDDISLLELLNEVFYKTLGISYSAPADLNQRVSVHLDHLTREEVITYMQDILSVYGFSLSEDKGKLLVLPSGKSPLGSNFSAIIYSPENVSPSSLAQALSAFLSPAGKVIAQQRFLVILDYKEKLIRLKRLLEEIDSPFYRDKKIAFIKTRVDANQVRDNVRKILKLLGKADADSVIDSLEKEGIVVVVSKDPVLFQDIKRWIGVIEDTASNTKREIYIYRLNFLDAQSTAELLNTLGIFEEGIGLSSETQKVATVNLTSQDTTKQTVEQPKTGQTPEAKTQQTQKKEEVLPTVIEEKVKPEIKEEKKVIKVGNIVADKSTNTLIIKATPIEFEVIKSLLRELDTVPKQVLIEMVIAEVSLGQGLQYGVEGLLKGFLDSTSFTIGTSFGLAPQVQTLQGFTTIIFNKNNDIRGILNFLASKTSLKVLSAPHILVKDNEEAKIEVGAEVPILTQQVVPITGGTLNVQNTVQYRTTGVILRVRPIVSADNSVTLKITQEVSDAVKNTVQPELTSPLITKRSASTTLILRNEQVGLLGGIIQNRLQRQKSGVPLLSDIPGLGILFSSESTSSSNTELILLIKARVISTPEEEQGAKESFESKLKHLKELLREE; encoded by the coding sequence ATGAGCAAAAAAGCACTACTGACCACATTGGCTTTTTTTATATCTTCGTGTGCTCAAATGACGAGTGGCTATGTAGAGCCTTATAACATTAGTCAAGCTCAGATATCAACACCTCTGCCTTCACAAAAGGAAGAGAAGAAAACTCAAATAGAAGAAAAAAAGGGAGAGAGGGTTATATACGAGCGGAACTACGAAGGGAGTGTAAAAACAGGCTCACCGGCAAAGAAAGGAAACATAAGCATACACTTTGACGACATAAGCCTTTTGGAACTTCTCAACGAAGTATTTTATAAAACATTGGGTATATCTTATTCTGCTCCTGCAGACCTAAATCAGAGAGTCTCTGTGCATTTGGACCACTTAACGAGAGAAGAAGTTATAACTTACATGCAGGATATTCTTTCCGTCTACGGTTTTAGTTTGTCAGAAGATAAGGGTAAACTTTTGGTACTTCCTTCTGGAAAATCTCCATTAGGCAGTAACTTTTCGGCTATAATTTATTCTCCCGAAAATGTGTCTCCTTCTTCTTTAGCTCAGGCTCTTTCCGCTTTTCTTTCACCTGCAGGAAAGGTTATAGCCCAACAGAGATTTTTGGTAATACTGGACTATAAAGAAAAACTTATAAGATTGAAAAGACTTCTTGAGGAGATTGACAGCCCCTTTTACAGAGACAAGAAAATAGCATTTATAAAAACTAGGGTTGATGCTAATCAGGTAAGGGACAATGTGAGGAAGATATTAAAACTTCTTGGCAAGGCTGATGCGGATTCAGTTATAGACAGTCTTGAAAAGGAAGGTATAGTTGTAGTGGTTTCAAAGGATCCTGTACTTTTCCAGGATATAAAGAGGTGGATAGGGGTTATTGAAGATACAGCTTCAAATACCAAACGAGAAATATACATATACAGGCTTAACTTTTTGGATGCACAAAGTACCGCAGAGCTTTTGAATACATTGGGTATATTTGAAGAAGGTATAGGTTTATCTTCTGAAACTCAAAAGGTTGCTACGGTAAACTTAACATCTCAAGATACCACTAAACAAACTGTAGAACAGCCTAAAACTGGACAAACACCTGAGGCAAAAACCCAGCAGACCCAAAAGAAAGAGGAGGTGCTACCCACAGTTATAGAAGAAAAAGTAAAGCCAGAAATCAAGGAGGAGAAAAAGGTTATCAAAGTAGGAAACATAGTTGCGGATAAGTCTACCAACACACTTATCATAAAAGCCACACCCATTGAGTTTGAGGTTATAAAATCCCTTCTGAGAGAGCTTGATACGGTCCCCAAGCAGGTACTCATAGAGATGGTAATAGCAGAGGTTTCCTTAGGACAAGGTCTTCAATACGGTGTGGAAGGGCTCTTGAAGGGCTTTTTAGATAGCACGAGCTTTACTATAGGCACATCCTTTGGCTTGGCTCCACAGGTACAAACCTTGCAAGGTTTTACCACGATAATATTCAATAAGAACAATGACATAAGGGGTATCCTAAACTTTTTGGCATCAAAGACATCCCTAAAAGTACTTTCTGCTCCTCACATACTTGTAAAGGATAACGAAGAAGCAAAGATAGAGGTAGGTGCGGAAGTCCCTATCCTTACCCAGCAGGTAGTTCCCATAACTGGTGGTACTCTTAATGTGCAAAACACGGTTCAGTACAGAACCACAGGTGTTATACTCCGTGTAAGACCTATCGTAAGTGCGGACAATTCTGTTACGCTGAAGATCACGCAAGAAGTGAGCGATGCAGTAAAGAACACGGTGCAGCCAGAACTTACATCACCACTTATAACAAAAAGGTCAGCATCAACAACACTAATACTTAGAAACGAACAGGTGGGATTACTTGGAGGTATTATACAAAATAGGCTACAGAGACAGAAAAGTGGTGTACCGTTGCTTTCTGACATACCGGGTCTTGGCATACTTTTCAGCAGTGAGTCCACTTCTTCTTCCAACACAGAACTCATACTTCTCATTAAGGCTCGTGTCATTAGCACTCCTGAAGAAGAGCAAGGTGCGAAAGAATCTTTTGAAAGTAAGCTCAAACACCTTAAGGAATTGCTAAGAGAAGAATGA
- a CDS encoding porin has translation MRKSLLAMAALMGAAVLPSQAAVIRIDEDTFANMGLKLQIWAQHLGKTTPGGKDYNDFSINNARIYFSGQVNKFVQFGANLDSAVYNGSTGRGSHGGTRESRVNDAFINLKPMEEFQIMAGLYRLPFSRASLTDSYTYLIPTGYGYTTRTNMFVPFTIGSNIANGYRDAGLTVWGNIADGMLKYQLGIFDGRWDHANANFGVKDNLAFSGRIQFTPTMLGFKGEKGFTLADTYLGKQNVLSIGLGYNAQKWDNGSGYSATAKAWTVDAMWEQKFGDIVPNLQLGYQDRKDMPATAPNKSKDRAYYVQGQLLYDQVIGIGKPALAIRYEKLDDRTSANKDTNRTGVFLNYYIKGQDAKIQLGADVVSLKNKSANEKNYTDWTLALQTQF, from the coding sequence ATGAGGAAGAGCCTTTTAGCAATGGCAGCCCTGATGGGAGCAGCAGTCTTGCCTTCTCAGGCAGCGGTTATCAGAATTGACGAAGATACCTTCGCCAACATGGGACTAAAACTCCAGATCTGGGCACAGCACCTGGGTAAGACAACCCCTGGAGGCAAGGACTACAATGACTTCTCCATCAACAATGCCAGGATTTACTTCAGCGGTCAGGTGAACAAGTTCGTCCAGTTTGGTGCAAACTTGGACTCTGCAGTCTACAACGGAAGCACCGGTAGAGGTAGCCACGGAGGAACAAGAGAATCAAGAGTTAACGACGCCTTTATAAACCTCAAACCCATGGAAGAGTTCCAGATCATGGCAGGTCTCTACAGGCTACCCTTTAGCAGAGCATCACTAACAGACAGCTACACATACCTTATTCCTACTGGATACGGCTATACCACCAGGACTAATATGTTTGTACCTTTTACCATAGGGTCCAACATAGCCAACGGTTACAGGGATGCAGGTCTTACCGTATGGGGCAACATAGCGGACGGCATGCTCAAGTACCAGCTTGGCATCTTTGATGGAAGGTGGGACCATGCTAATGCCAATTTTGGTGTAAAGGACAACCTTGCCTTCTCCGGAAGGATACAGTTCACACCCACCATGCTGGGCTTCAAAGGTGAAAAGGGCTTTACCCTTGCTGACACTTACCTTGGAAAGCAAAATGTGCTCAGCATAGGTCTTGGCTACAATGCCCAAAAGTGGGACAATGGTAGCGGATACTCAGCTACCGCAAAGGCGTGGACCGTGGATGCCATGTGGGAGCAGAAGTTTGGAGATATAGTTCCCAACCTCCAGCTTGGCTACCAAGACAGGAAAGACATGCCCGCAACTGCTCCTAACAAATCCAAGGACAGAGCTTACTATGTACAGGGTCAGCTCCTTTATGATCAAGTGATTGGAATAGGAAAACCTGCCCTTGCCATAAGGTACGAAAAGCTTGACGACAGGACAAGTGCTAATAAAGACACCAACAGAACTGGTGTGTTCCTCAACTACTACATAAAGGGTCAGGACGCCAAGATTCAATTGGGTGCTGACGTGGTAAGCCTCAAGAACAAGAGCGCTAACGAGAAGAACTACACTGACTGGACATTGGCACTTCAAACCCAGTTCTGA
- a CDS encoding DUF302 domain-containing protein, which produces MLINVESTKSLEELKSKLEETAKAKGFGVMAVHEVTKILESKGVPISYQCMIVEVCSPKHASAVLQKNPYVSTAMPCRIALIDQGDKRIMSTVAPTVMLEMYNIPEAKEIAQEVERLMKEIMEEAK; this is translated from the coding sequence ATGCTTATAAATGTTGAAAGCACAAAGAGTTTAGAAGAACTCAAAAGCAAGCTTGAAGAAACTGCGAAAGCCAAAGGTTTTGGCGTTATGGCTGTTCATGAAGTCACTAAGATACTTGAAAGCAAAGGTGTGCCGATAAGTTATCAGTGTATGATCGTTGAGGTATGCTCCCCCAAACACGCAAGTGCGGTTCTACAAAAGAACCCTTATGTATCTACCGCTATGCCTTGTAGGATAGCACTTATAGACCAGGGTGATAAGAGGATCATGAGCACTGTAGCTCCCACCGTGATGCTTGAGATGTACAACATACCAGAGGCTAAAGAAATAGCGCAAGAAGTGGAAAGACTTATGAAAGAGATAATGGAAGAGGCAAAGTGA
- a CDS encoding DUF3501 family protein, producing MEDILNIYEYEKVREEKKKEIMELKKNRRVFLGDLVHLVFENTQTVWFQIQEMIRAERMVRDEDIKQEIEVYNELIPDKNQLSVTMFIEIPDEEERKKLLPKLVGIHDHLYLHIGNKHTIRAVADERSKEDYEYGKAAVVHFLKFNLTDEQVEDFKKMPLKLEINHPNYKAIADIPQNVKEELIKDLLS from the coding sequence ATGGAGGACATTCTTAACATCTACGAATACGAGAAGGTAAGAGAAGAAAAGAAAAAGGAAATAATGGAGCTTAAGAAAAACAGAAGAGTTTTTCTTGGTGATCTGGTTCATCTCGTTTTTGAAAACACACAAACTGTCTGGTTTCAGATACAGGAAATGATAAGGGCAGAGAGGATGGTCAGGGATGAGGATATAAAACAAGAGATAGAAGTTTATAACGAGCTTATACCTGATAAAAATCAGCTTTCTGTTACTATGTTTATAGAAATACCCGATGAGGAAGAGAGAAAAAAACTACTTCCCAAGCTTGTAGGTATACACGACCATCTTTATCTACATATAGGCAACAAACACACAATAAGGGCAGTAGCTGACGAAAGAAGCAAAGAGGACTACGAGTATGGCAAAGCCGCAGTGGTTCACTTTTTGAAATTTAACCTAACAGATGAACAAGTTGAGGACTTTAAAAAGATGCCTCTAAAGCTTGAGATAAACCACCCTAACTACAAAGCTATTGCTGACATACCACAGAATGTAAAGGAAGAGCTTATAAAGGATCTACTGAGTTAA
- a CDS encoding rubrerythrin family protein codes for MKSLAGTKTLECLKHAFAGESQANRRYLYFARKADIEGYPDIANIFRETAEGETGHAFGHLEFLEKYGGGDPATGKPIGSMEQNLEAAIAGETYEYTEMYPGFAKIAREEGFDDIAEWFETLARAEKSHAGRFQKALESLKA; via the coding sequence ATGAAGAGTTTAGCAGGTACAAAGACACTTGAGTGTCTTAAGCACGCCTTTGCTGGAGAGTCTCAAGCCAACAGGAGGTATCTGTACTTTGCCAGAAAGGCAGACATAGAAGGATACCCCGACATAGCTAACATCTTTAGGGAAACCGCAGAAGGTGAAACGGGGCATGCCTTTGGACACCTTGAATTTCTTGAAAAGTACGGAGGTGGTGATCCTGCTACCGGTAAACCTATAGGGAGTATGGAGCAGAATCTTGAGGCTGCAATAGCAGGAGAGACCTACGAGTACACTGAAATGTACCCTGGTTTTGCCAAGATCGCCAGAGAAGAAGGTTTTGATGACATAGCAGAGTGGTTTGAGACTCTTGCAAGAGCTGAAAAGTCCCACGCTGGCAGGTTCCAAAAAGCTCTTGAAAGTCTCAAAGCCTAA
- a CDS encoding amidohydrolase yields the protein MLDIVIKSALIPEKGILDIAIKDGRITSISAHVEEEARYVIKANGKIAMPSFANMHTHISMSLLRGIGADLTLMDWLQKVIWVLEGEFVSPEFVRDGALLGIAESIMSGTTLLMDMYFFEEAVAEVALSAGVRVGLGFGILDFPTKVASTPDEYIKRAEHFIKTFREQDLVFPVLCPHATYTCSPPTLMKVKELAEKEGVLIHTHVAETKAEVESVKEKYGKPPVKHLDALGFLSEKVLMAHMVWLDEEEKSIVKERGAKVLHCPESNLKLASGIAPVWEYIKMGIHVCLGTDGPASNDNLDMLEEMSTMVKLQKGYSLSAKAMDARTAIKIATLNGFTACGIKAGKLEEGYQADLILIDPDKPHLQPLYDPLVQIVYSAKSSDIDTVICKGRVLMEKRELKTVDMDEVRHIARKWKDRITNFIENLGLKPSV from the coding sequence ATGCTGGACATAGTCATAAAATCTGCCCTTATACCAGAAAAAGGTATCCTTGACATAGCCATAAAGGACGGAAGGATAACGTCTATAAGTGCACATGTAGAAGAAGAGGCAAGGTATGTGATAAAAGCGAACGGAAAGATAGCAATGCCTTCTTTTGCCAACATGCACACGCACATTTCTATGAGCCTATTACGAGGGATAGGTGCTGATCTGACACTGATGGATTGGCTTCAAAAGGTCATATGGGTGCTTGAAGGTGAGTTTGTATCACCAGAGTTTGTCAGAGATGGGGCTCTGCTTGGCATAGCAGAAAGCATTATGTCAGGCACTACCTTACTTATGGACATGTACTTTTTTGAAGAAGCGGTAGCGGAGGTAGCTCTGTCTGCGGGTGTAAGGGTAGGTTTAGGTTTTGGTATATTAGACTTTCCCACAAAAGTAGCAAGCACTCCGGATGAATACATAAAGAGGGCTGAGCACTTTATAAAAACTTTCAGAGAGCAGGATCTTGTCTTTCCTGTTTTGTGTCCTCACGCAACATACACTTGCTCACCCCCAACCCTTATGAAAGTAAAAGAGCTCGCGGAAAAAGAAGGAGTGCTTATTCACACACATGTGGCAGAAACCAAAGCTGAGGTGGAAAGTGTAAAGGAAAAGTATGGAAAGCCACCGGTAAAACACTTAGATGCCTTGGGGTTCCTTTCAGAAAAGGTGCTTATGGCTCACATGGTATGGTTAGATGAAGAGGAAAAATCTATAGTTAAGGAAAGAGGTGCAAAGGTACTTCACTGTCCAGAAAGTAACTTAAAGCTCGCTTCGGGTATAGCTCCCGTTTGGGAGTATATAAAGATGGGCATACATGTGTGCTTGGGAACTGACGGTCCTGCATCTAACGACAACTTGGATATGCTTGAAGAGATGTCTACCATGGTAAAGCTCCAAAAAGGTTATAGCTTATCTGCAAAAGCTATGGATGCCAGAACTGCTATAAAGATAGCGACGCTAAACGGCTTTACCGCATGCGGTATAAAAGCAGGAAAACTGGAAGAAGGCTATCAGGCAGACCTTATACTTATAGACCCAGACAAACCCCACTTACAACCCCTATACGACCCTCTCGTTCAGATAGTTTACTCCGCAAAGTCCTCTGACATAGATACCGTCATATGTAAAGGTAGAGTCCTTATGGAAAAACGGGAGCTAAAGACCGTGGATATGGATGAAGTTAGGCATATAGCAAGAAAGTGGAAAGACAGGATCACAAACTTTATAGAAAATTTAGGGCTAAAACCTAGTGTCTAA
- the dapB gene encoding 4-hydroxy-tetrahydrodipicolinate reductase, whose protein sequence is MTKVVLCGALGRMGKAILRLSLEYSDFEVIAGVEHPDCIRVADLGEASGIQELKGKPLTSRLEEVISQCHVVIEFSGNPSAAVSHTKIASLSGKGIVIGTTGFSEEEVQEVKAHSQNIPILLSPNMSLGVNLLFKLVELSAKALKDKNFDVEISEIHHRFKKDAPSGTALKLASIVASAFNTTLKDSAVFGREGVHQRSTQEIGVIALRGGDVVGDHTVYFLGFGERIELTHRATSRDTFAKGAIEASRWIMGKPPGFYSMFDVLGL, encoded by the coding sequence ATGACTAAGGTTGTGCTCTGTGGTGCTCTTGGAAGAATGGGGAAAGCCATTCTAAGGCTTTCCCTTGAATATTCAGACTTTGAGGTGATAGCAGGTGTGGAACATCCAGACTGCATAAGAGTAGCAGACTTAGGGGAAGCGTCAGGCATACAGGAACTGAAAGGGAAGCCCTTAACTTCAAGACTTGAAGAGGTTATCTCCCAATGTCATGTAGTTATAGAGTTTTCAGGCAACCCATCTGCTGCAGTCTCTCACACAAAGATAGCTTCTCTGAGTGGTAAAGGCATAGTTATAGGAACCACAGGCTTTTCAGAAGAGGAAGTGCAAGAAGTAAAAGCGCACTCGCAAAATATACCCATTCTTCTTTCTCCTAACATGAGTCTTGGTGTAAACCTTCTTTTTAAACTCGTGGAGCTTTCCGCAAAAGCCTTGAAGGACAAGAACTTTGATGTGGAAATATCCGAAATACACCACAGGTTCAAGAAAGATGCACCCAGTGGTACCGCTCTTAAACTTGCAAGCATAGTAGCATCTGCCTTTAACACTACACTCAAAGATTCTGCAGTTTTTGGTAGGGAAGGAGTGCATCAAAGAAGCACGCAAGAGATAGGCGTTATTGCCCTAAGGGGGGGAGATGTAGTAGGTGATCACACTGTCTACTTTCTGGGTTTTGGTGAAAGGATAGAACTTACACACAGAGCAACCTCTCGGGACACTTTTGCCAAGGGTGCTATAGAAGCAAGTAGGTGGATAATGGGCAAGCCACCGGGTTTTTACTCTATGTTTGATGTGCTTGGGCTATGA
- a CDS encoding archease — MSFYEIIEDITADAGVRVKAKTLEELICKAILATFNEITDIEKVQRKESHTVEVYSNLPYMLADAINQAIVLHESKGFVASSCEVLELSENHVKLKLFGDKFDDKKNEPKLVIKAATYHRLKVEKLPDGYLAEVIFDI; from the coding sequence ATGAGTTTTTATGAGATTATAGAAGACATAACCGCTGACGCAGGCGTGCGTGTAAAAGCAAAAACTCTTGAGGAGCTCATATGCAAGGCTATTCTTGCAACTTTTAACGAAATTACAGACATAGAAAAAGTCCAAAGGAAGGAAAGTCATACGGTAGAAGTTTATTCTAATCTCCCCTACATGCTTGCAGATGCTATAAATCAGGCTATAGTGCTACACGAATCAAAGGGTTTTGTAGCTTCCAGTTGTGAGGTTTTAGAGTTATCAGAAAACCATGTAAAGTTAAAGCTTTTTGGAGATAAGTTTGATGATAAAAAAAACGAACCTAAACTTGTAATAAAAGCTGCCACATACCACAGGCTCAAAGTAGAAAAACTACCTGATGGATACCTCGCAGAGGTCATATTTGATATATAG
- the dapA gene encoding 4-hydroxy-tetrahydrodipicolinate synthase yields the protein MFQGSMVALITPFKDGEVDYASIDQLVEFHINNRTDALVVCGTTGESATLTFEEHEKVVEYVVKRAKGRIKVIAGTGANATHEAIELTAYAKRVGADACLSVVPYYNKPTQEGIYRHFKTIADEVDIPIILYNIPSRTGVEIAPETVYRLAKDCPNIVGTKESTPNMDRISELMRLLGDNFVVLSGDDSLTLPMMALGAKGVISVANNIVPVEVKNMVDYALKGDFKKALELHLYLFELFKILFIETNPIPIKTACWALGMCEKEFRLPLCEMKPENEKKLIETLKKYGLPVVRE from the coding sequence ATGTTTCAGGGATCAATGGTTGCTCTTATAACTCCGTTCAAAGATGGAGAGGTGGATTACGCTTCCATAGATCAGCTCGTTGAGTTTCACATAAATAACCGTACTGATGCATTGGTTGTGTGTGGTACCACAGGTGAATCAGCAACCCTTACTTTTGAGGAACACGAAAAAGTGGTTGAGTATGTAGTAAAGCGTGCAAAGGGAAGGATAAAGGTTATAGCGGGAACAGGAGCAAACGCTACACACGAAGCTATAGAGCTTACCGCTTATGCAAAGCGCGTGGGTGCAGATGCCTGTTTGTCTGTTGTTCCCTATTACAACAAGCCTACTCAGGAGGGTATATACAGACACTTTAAAACCATAGCGGACGAGGTAGATATTCCCATAATCCTTTATAACATACCTTCAAGGACTGGTGTGGAGATAGCTCCAGAAACAGTATACAGGCTTGCTAAAGACTGCCCCAACATAGTAGGCACAAAAGAATCAACACCAAACATGGATAGGATATCTGAACTGATGAGACTTTTGGGAGACAACTTTGTGGTACTTTCTGGTGATGATTCTCTTACGCTTCCCATGATGGCTCTCGGTGCAAAAGGTGTCATATCCGTAGCTAACAACATAGTACCTGTAGAAGTAAAGAACATGGTGGATTATGCACTCAAAGGAGACTTCAAGAAGGCTTTGGAACTACATCTCTATCTGTTTGAACTTTTTAAAATACTTTTTATAGAAACTAACCCTATCCCTATAAAGACCGCATGCTGGGCTCTTGGTATGTGTGAAAAAGAGTTCAGACTACCCCTTTGTGAGATGAAACCAGAGAACGAGAAAAAGCTTATAGAAACTCTCAAAAAGTACGGTCTTCCCGTGGTAAGGGAGTAA
- a CDS encoding DUF4149 domain-containing protein codes for MAKLLLFLNAFYLGLGTFFSFYLAPLLFKVLEKEYAGRVVEKVFPVYFGLGLILGSLSLILGFRLGKWVVIVMILNLIILAFQEFYVLPISHHFKFTDYETFMRWHGISMVLNLIHLLLVFVLCIKLYLIL; via the coding sequence ATGGCAAAACTCTTGCTTTTCCTAAATGCCTTTTATTTAGGTCTTGGGACATTCTTTAGCTTTTATTTAGCACCACTACTTTTTAAAGTTCTTGAAAAGGAATACGCAGGAAGGGTAGTAGAAAAGGTGTTTCCTGTATACTTTGGTTTAGGCTTAATTTTGGGTTCGCTTTCCTTGATTTTAGGCTTTAGGTTGGGCAAATGGGTGGTCATTGTTATGATCCTTAACCTTATTATCCTTGCCTTTCAAGAGTTTTATGTGCTTCCTATATCGCACCATTTTAAATTTACAGACTATGAGACATTCATGAGGTGGCATGGCATTTCCATGGTTCTAAATCTAATTCACTTACTTTTAGTGTTTGTTCTGTGTATAAAACTGTATTTGATTTTGTAG
- a CDS encoding polyprenyl synthetase family protein, with amino-acid sequence MERLLKVIEGELVRHLDPEVREVLQVGNYIVSSGGKRIRPILTLLTCIALGGDDSKVHPLAVGIEYIHVASLLHDDVVDGADTRRGKPSANLVFGNEMCVLTGDYMYAKALWLYSVYGDMKSIQIVSKAVMDMAQGQVLELKSIENVIDERTYFDIIDKKTGVLFGASMAVGALMAGREDYEEFYRIGVRIGRAFQLVDDALDYVGSQEKLGKPVGNDLKEGKCTYPLISVLDKLDIKNVKNLLKNRDTTWLRQKVIELGGVENTYRKAKVETDQALEDLYRIAGKDAVEILSPLIISIVKRER; translated from the coding sequence ATGGAGCGACTACTAAAAGTGATAGAAGGAGAGCTTGTAAGACATCTTGACCCAGAAGTGAGAGAGGTTTTACAAGTAGGCAACTATATAGTATCTTCTGGTGGTAAGAGGATAAGACCTATCCTTACCTTACTTACCTGTATAGCTTTGGGTGGGGATGATAGTAAAGTACATCCCTTAGCTGTGGGTATAGAGTACATACATGTGGCATCTTTGCTTCACGATGATGTAGTTGATGGTGCGGACACAAGAAGGGGTAAACCTTCCGCTAACTTAGTTTTTGGAAACGAGATGTGCGTTCTGACTGGCGATTACATGTACGCTAAGGCTCTTTGGTTGTATTCAGTGTATGGCGACATGAAAAGTATACAGATAGTGAGTAAAGCGGTTATGGATATGGCTCAGGGACAGGTGCTTGAGCTCAAAAGTATAGAAAATGTTATAGATGAAAGAACTTACTTTGACATAATAGATAAAAAAACGGGTGTGCTCTTTGGAGCCAGCATGGCAGTAGGAGCTCTAATGGCGGGAAGGGAAGATTACGAAGAGTTTTACCGTATAGGCGTCAGGATAGGTAGAGCTTTCCAACTCGTTGACGACGCTTTAGACTATGTAGGTTCTCAGGAAAAGTTAGGTAAACCTGTAGGTAATGATCTCAAAGAAGGTAAATGTACCTATCCTCTCATAAGCGTGCTAGACAAACTTGACATAAAAAATGTGAAAAACCTTTTGAAGAACCGCGACACTACGTGGCTCAGGCAGAAAGTGATAGAGTTAGGTGGAGTTGAAAACACATACAGGAAGGCGAAGGTAGAAACAGATCAAGCCTTAGAGGATCTTTACAGAATAGCTGGGAAAGATGCTGTAGAAATTCTCTCACCCCTCATTATCTCTATTGTAAAAAGGGAAAGATAA
- a CDS encoding lytic transglycosylase domain-containing protein: MFELSVCFDKASQEMQVNKKLLVVIAYVESGLRHNALNRNSNGTYDIGIMQVNSSNIPKLKRVGIIEKEEDLWDICKNIRAGAYILKECIANHGFNWKAVDCYNKGKKAKDISTYVWKVYKVLSAYR, translated from the coding sequence ATGTTTGAGCTGTCTGTTTGTTTTGACAAAGCTTCTCAAGAAATGCAGGTAAATAAAAAACTGCTTGTAGTAATAGCTTACGTGGAAAGTGGGTTAAGGCATAACGCACTAAATAGGAATTCCAACGGAACTTACGATATAGGTATAATGCAGGTAAATTCATCTAACATACCTAAGCTCAAGAGGGTAGGTATCATAGAAAAAGAAGAGGACCTTTGGGACATTTGTAAGAACATAAGAGCGGGAGCTTACATACTTAAGGAATGTATAGCTAATCATGGCTTTAACTGGAAGGCTGTGGATTGCTACAACAAAGGTAAAAAGGCAAAGGATATAAGCACCTATGTATGGAAAGTGTATAAGGTACTGAGTGCTTACAGATGA